A window of Equus caballus isolate H_3958 breed thoroughbred chromosome 10, TB-T2T, whole genome shotgun sequence contains these coding sequences:
- the BRSK1 gene encoding serine/threonine-protein kinase BRSK1 has protein sequence MSSGAKEGGGGSPAYHLPHPHPHPPQHAQYVGPYRLEKTLGKGQTGLVKLGVHCITGQKVAIKIVNREKLSESVLMKVEREIAILKLIEHPHVLKLHDVYENKKYLYLVLEHVSGGELFDYLVKKGRLTPKEARKFFRQIVSALDFCHSYSICHRDLKPENLLLDEKNNIRIADFGMASLQVGDSLLETSCGSPHYACPEVIKGEKYDGRRADMWSCGVILFALLVGALPFDDDNLRQLLEKVKRGVFHMPHFIPPDCQSLLRGMIEVEPEKRLSLEQIQKHPWYLGGKHEPDPCLEPAPGRRVAMRSLPSNGELDPDVLESMASLGCFRDRERLHRELRSEEENQEKMIYYLLLDRKERYPSCEDQDLPPRNDVDPPRKRVDSPMLSRHGKRRPERKSMEVLSITDGGSGGSPVPTRRALEMAQHSQRSRSVSGASTGLSSSPLSSPRSPVFSFSPEPGAGDEARGGGSPTSKTQTLPSRGPRGGGAGEQPPPPSARSTPLPGPPGSPRSSGGTPLHSPLHTPRASPTGTPGTTPPPSPGGGVGGAAWRSRLNSIRNSFLGSPRFHRRKMQVPTAEEMSSLTPESSPELAKRSWFGNFISLDKEEQIFLVLKDKPLSSIKADIVHAFLSIPSLSHSVLSQTSFRAEYKASGGPSVFQKPVRFQVDISSSEGPEPSPRRDGSSGGGIYSVTFTLISGPSRRFKRVVETIQAQLLSTHDQPSVQALADEKNGAQTRPAGTPPRSLQPPPGRPDPELTSSPRRVPPKDKKLLATNGTPLP, from the exons ATGTCGTCCGGGGCCAAGGAGGGGGGCGGGGGCTCCCCCGCCTACCACCTCCcgcacccacacccacacccaccccagcACGCCCAATATGTGGGCCCCTATCGGCTGGAAAAGACGCTGGGCAAAGGACAGACAG GGCTGGTTAAACTCGGGGTCCACTGCATCACGGGCCAGAAGGTCGCCATCAAGATCGTGAACCGGGAGAAGCTGTCCGAGTCGGTGCTGATgaag GTGGAGCGGGAGATCGCCATCCTGAAGCTCATTGAACACCCACACGTCCTCAAGCTCCACGACGTCTACGAGAACAAGAAATATTT GTACCTGGTTCTGGAGCACGTCTCTGGAGGTGAGCTGTTCGACTACCTGGTAAAGAAGGGGAGACTGACCCCCAAGGAGGCCCGGAAGTTCTTCCGCCAGATCGTGTCGGCGCTGGACTTCTGCCATAGCTACTCCATCTG CCACAGAGACCTGAAGCCCGAGAACCTGCTTTTGGATGAGAAAAACAACATCCGGATCGCAGACTTCGGCATGGCGTCCCTGCAGGTGGGGGACAGCCTCCTGGAGACCAGCTGTGG GTCCCCCCACTATGCGTGTCCAGAGGTGATTAAG GGGGAAAAGTATGACGGCCGCCGGGCGGACATGTGGAGCTGCGGAGTCATCCTCTTCGCCTTGCTTGTG GGGGCTCTGCCCTTTGATGATGACAACCTCCGCCAGCTGCTGGAGAAGGTGAAACGGGGCGTCTTCCACATGCCCCACTTCATTCCTCCAGACTGCCAGAGCCTCCTGAGGGGGATGATCGAAGTGGAGCCCGAGAAAAGACTCAGT CTGGAGCAAATTCAGAAACATCCCTGGTACCT gggcGGGAAACACGAGCCGGACCCCtgcctggagccagccccaggccGCCGGGTGGCCATGCGGAGCCTGCCATCAAACGGAGAGCTGGACCCCGACGTCCTGGAGAGCATGGCTTCGCTGGGCTGCTTCAGGGACCGCGAGCGGCTGCACCGCGAGCTGCGCAGCGAGGA GGAGAACCAAGAAAAGATGATCTATTATCTGCTTTTGGATCGAAAGGAACGGTATCCCAGCTGTGAGGACCAGGACCTGCCTCCCCGGAACGATGTTG ACCCACCTCGGAAGCGTGTGGATTCCCCCATGCTGAGCCGTCATGGGAAGCGCCGGCCAGAGCGGAAGTCTATGGAAGTTCTAAGCATCACGGATGGTGGGAGTGGTGGCTCCCCGGTGCCCACCCGACGGGCCCTGGAGATGGCCCAGCACAGCCAGAG ATCCCGTAGTGTCAGTGGAGCCTCGACCGGTCTGTCCTCCAGCCCTCTGAGCAGCCCAAGG AGTCCAGTCTTTTCCTTCTCACCGGAGCCCGGGGCTGGAGATGAGGCTCGGGGCGGGGGCTCCCCGACTTCCAAAACGCAGACGCTGCCTTCTCGGGGCCCCAGGGGTGGGGGCGCCGGGGAGCAGCCCCCGCCCCCCAGTGCCCGCTCCACACCCCTGCCCGGCCCCCCAGGCTCCCCGCGCTCCTCCGGGGGAACGCCCTTGCACTCGCCCCTGCACAcgccccgggccagccccactgggACCCCAGGGACAACGCCGCCCCCAAGTCCTGGCGGTGGCGTCGGGGGAGCCGCCTGGAGGAGTCGTCTCAACTCCATCCGCAACAGCTTCCTGGGCTCCCCTCGCTTTCACCGACGCAAGATGCAGG TCCCCACCGCCGAGGAGATGTCCAGTTTGACGCCAGAGTCATCTCCGGA GCTGGCAAAACGCTCTTGGTTCGGGAACTTCATCTCCTtggacaaagaagaacaaatattCCTCGTGCTAAAGGACAAACCTCTCAGCAGCATCAAAGCGGACATCGTCCATGCCTTCCTGTCG ATCCCCAGCCTGAGTCACAGTGTGCTGTCACAGACCAGCTTCAGGGCTGAGTACAAGGCCAGCGGcggcccctccgtcttccagaagCCTGTCCGCTTCCAGGTGGACATCAGCTCCTCTGAGGGTCCAGAGCCCTCCCCCCGACGGGACGGCAGCAGTGGTGGCGGCATCTACTCTGTCACCTTTACTCTCATCTCTG GTCCCAGCCGTCGGTTCAAGCGAGTGGTGGAGACCATCCAGGCACAGCTGCTGAGCACTCATGACCAGCCCTCCGTGCAGGCCCTGGCAG ACGAGAAGAACGGGGCACAGACCCGGCCTGCTGGTACCCCACCCCGAAGCCTGCAGCCCCCGCCCGGCCGCCCAGACCCAGAGCTGACCAGTTCTCCCCGCCGAGTCCCCCCTAAGGACAAGAAGCTCCTGGCCACCAACGGGACCCCTCTGCCCTGA
- the TMEM150B gene encoding modulator of macroautophagy TMEM150B isoform X2: MWGYLSLLPVFLAFWAVSGVWTVFALAVVNKAVNLTEGFPYISLCGSYPPQSCIFSQVLNMGAAMAAWICILRYHQLRDLGVGKRLNRLILCSGILCALGTSVVGNFQQKNQQPTHLTGAFFAFFVGSLYFWLQLLVSWRMRTLPQPGAPWIRPLRLGLCSVCTILMVAMVVLHSWPLRSASAACEWAVAMLLFALFGLLAVDFSGLEGCTLCLQPGPSLSPPPASPMSLQVQLSQAL; encoded by the exons ATGTGGGGCTACTTGTCCCTGCTGCCTGTCTTCTTGGCCTTCTGGGCTGTCTCTGGCGTCTGGACTGT TTTTGCGCTTGCAGTGGTCAACAAGGCTGTGAACCTCACTGAAGGCTTCCCCTATATCAG TCTCTGTGGATCTTACCCGCCTCAGAGCTGCATCTTCAGCCAGGTGCTCAACATGGGAGCTGCTATGG ccgCCTGGATCTGCATTCTCCGTTACCACCAGCTCCGGGACTTGGGGGTCGGAAAGCGGCTTAACCGACTGATCCTGTGCTCGGGAATCCTCTGTGCCCTGGGCACCTCCGTAGTGGGGAATTTCCAG caaaAGAACCAGCAGCCCACGCACCTGACCGGGGCCTTCTTCGCCTTCTTCGTGGGCAGCCTCTACTTCTGGCTGCAGCTCCTTGTCTCCTGGCGAATGAGgaccctgccccagcctggggccCCCTGGATCAGGCCGCTCCGCCTGGGCCTCTGCAGCGTCTGCACCATCCTCATGGTGGCCA TGGTCGTCCTCCACTCCTGGCCGCTGCGCTCCGCCTCGGCTGCCTGTGAATGGGCCGTGGCCATGCTGCTCTTCGCGCTCTTCGGCCTGTTGGCTGTCGACTTTTCTGGACTGGAAGGCTGCACCTTGTGTCTCCAGCCgggccccagcctcagccccccGCCGGCGTCCCCCATGTCCCTGCAGGTCCAGCTGTCGCAGGCGCTCTGA
- the TMEM150B gene encoding modulator of macroautophagy TMEM150B isoform X1: MTPAEPHPVSQPFFPEPLTHSPSPRTESTEGAGTELGMWGYLSLLPVFLAFWAVSGVWTVFALAVVNKAVNLTEGFPYISLCGSYPPQSCIFSQVLNMGAAMAAWICILRYHQLRDLGVGKRLNRLILCSGILCALGTSVVGNFQQKNQQPTHLTGAFFAFFVGSLYFWLQLLVSWRMRTLPQPGAPWIRPLRLGLCSVCTILMVAMVVLHSWPLRSASAACEWAVAMLLFALFGLLAVDFSGLEGCTLCLQPGPSLSPPPASPMSLQVQLSQAL; the protein is encoded by the exons ATGACACCCGCTGAGCCCCACCCCGTGTCCCAGCCCTTCTTCCCTGAGCCTCTCACACACAGCCCCAGTCCCAGGACTGAGAGCACTGAGGGAGCTGGGACAG AGCTAGGCATGTGGGGCTACTTGTCCCTGCTGCCTGTCTTCTTGGCCTTCTGGGCTGTCTCTGGCGTCTGGACTGT TTTTGCGCTTGCAGTGGTCAACAAGGCTGTGAACCTCACTGAAGGCTTCCCCTATATCAG TCTCTGTGGATCTTACCCGCCTCAGAGCTGCATCTTCAGCCAGGTGCTCAACATGGGAGCTGCTATGG ccgCCTGGATCTGCATTCTCCGTTACCACCAGCTCCGGGACTTGGGGGTCGGAAAGCGGCTTAACCGACTGATCCTGTGCTCGGGAATCCTCTGTGCCCTGGGCACCTCCGTAGTGGGGAATTTCCAG caaaAGAACCAGCAGCCCACGCACCTGACCGGGGCCTTCTTCGCCTTCTTCGTGGGCAGCCTCTACTTCTGGCTGCAGCTCCTTGTCTCCTGGCGAATGAGgaccctgccccagcctggggccCCCTGGATCAGGCCGCTCCGCCTGGGCCTCTGCAGCGTCTGCACCATCCTCATGGTGGCCA TGGTCGTCCTCCACTCCTGGCCGCTGCGCTCCGCCTCGGCTGCCTGTGAATGGGCCGTGGCCATGCTGCTCTTCGCGCTCTTCGGCCTGTTGGCTGTCGACTTTTCTGGACTGGAAGGCTGCACCTTGTGTCTCCAGCCgggccccagcctcagccccccGCCGGCGTCCCCCATGTCCCTGCAGGTCCAGCTGTCGCAGGCGCTCTGA